Proteins co-encoded in one Streptomyces sp. JH34 genomic window:
- a CDS encoding lysophospholipid acyltransferase family protein, producing the protein MADAKVIPFDDDRSRSGAARRRGVLPGGGRAHTPASAGAAPVSALPGGQVPEGAAEAAGAVPQGGEEGPVSGWDRRIAGGLAFLRRRLTGDYDVDEFGYDKELTDQVLMSMLRPLADKYFRVEVKGIENIPSDGGALVVANHSGTLPLDGLMLQVAVHDNHPAERHLRLLAADLVFMLPVVNELARKAGHTLACAEDAERLLQGGEVVGVMPEGFKGIGKPFGERYKLQRFGRGGFVSTALRAGVPIVPCSIVGAEEIYPMIGNSKTLARVLGVPYFPITPTFPWLGPLGALPLPTKWTIQFGEPIPTDGYPPEAAEDPMLMFNLTDQVREQIQHTLYKLLVQRRSVFF; encoded by the coding sequence ATGGCGGACGCCAAGGTCATTCCCTTCGACGACGACCGGTCGCGTTCCGGCGCGGCGCGGCGCAGAGGCGTGCTGCCGGGCGGCGGCCGGGCCCACACGCCGGCGTCGGCCGGTGCTGCGCCCGTGAGCGCCCTGCCGGGCGGTCAGGTGCCGGAAGGGGCCGCCGAGGCCGCCGGTGCCGTCCCTCAGGGCGGCGAGGAGGGTCCGGTGAGTGGCTGGGACAGGCGGATCGCGGGCGGGCTCGCTTTCCTGCGGCGGCGGCTCACGGGCGATTACGACGTCGACGAGTTCGGCTACGACAAGGAGCTGACCGACCAGGTCCTCATGTCGATGCTGCGTCCGCTCGCGGACAAGTACTTCCGCGTCGAGGTGAAGGGCATCGAGAACATCCCGTCCGACGGCGGGGCGCTCGTCGTGGCCAACCACTCCGGGACACTGCCGCTGGACGGGCTGATGCTCCAGGTCGCGGTCCACGACAACCACCCGGCCGAGCGGCATCTGCGACTCCTCGCGGCCGACCTCGTCTTCATGCTCCCCGTGGTCAACGAGCTGGCGAGGAAGGCCGGGCACACCCTCGCGTGCGCGGAGGACGCGGAGCGGCTGCTGCAGGGCGGCGAGGTCGTCGGGGTGATGCCGGAGGGCTTCAAGGGCATCGGGAAGCCGTTCGGGGAGCGGTACAAGCTGCAGCGATTCGGGCGGGGCGGGTTCGTCTCGACGGCGCTGCGGGCCGGGGTGCCGATCGTGCCGTGCTCGATCGTCGGGGCGGAGGAGATCTACCCGATGATCGGCAACTCCAAGACGCTGGCGCGGGTCCTGGGTGTGCCGTACTTCCCGATCACGCCGACGTTCCCGTGGCTGGGGCCGCTGGGCGCGCTGCCGCTGCCGACGAAGTGGACGATCCAGTTCGGGGAGCCGATTCCCACGGACGGGTATCCGCCGGAGGCGGCGGAGGACCCGATGCTGATGTTCAACCTGACGGACCAGGTGCGGGAGCAGATCCAGCACACGCTCTACAAGCTGCTGGTGCAGCGCCGGTCGGTCTTCTTCTGA
- the proC gene encoding pyrroline-5-carboxylate reductase translates to MTQTVAVLGTGKIGEALLSGMIRAGWRASDLLVTTRRAERAEKLRTRYGVEAVTNAEAAKSADILILAVKPQDMGRLLDELAPHVTADRLVISAAAGITTAFIEDNLPAGTPVVRVMPNTPVLVDEGMSVISAGSHATAAHLDHAESIFGGVGKTLRVPESQQDAATALSGSGPAYFYFLVEAMTDAGILLGLPRAQAHDLIVQAAIGAAVMLRDSGEHPVKLREAVTSPAGTTISAIRELENHGVRAALIAALEAARDRSRELATGNG, encoded by the coding sequence ATGACCCAGACAGTCGCAGTCCTCGGTACAGGAAAGATCGGCGAGGCCCTGCTCAGCGGCATGATCAGGGCCGGCTGGCGGGCGAGCGACCTGCTGGTGACCACCCGCCGCGCCGAGCGCGCCGAGAAGCTCCGCACCCGCTACGGCGTCGAGGCCGTCACCAACGCCGAGGCCGCCAAAAGCGCCGACATCCTCATCCTCGCGGTCAAGCCCCAGGACATGGGCAGGCTCCTCGACGAGCTCGCCCCCCACGTCACCGCCGACCGCCTCGTCATCAGTGCCGCCGCCGGCATCACCACCGCCTTCATCGAGGACAACCTGCCCGCCGGCACCCCGGTCGTACGCGTCATGCCGAACACCCCCGTCCTGGTGGACGAGGGCATGTCCGTCATCTCCGCGGGCAGCCACGCCACCGCCGCGCACCTCGACCACGCGGAGTCGATCTTCGGCGGCGTCGGAAAGACGCTCCGGGTCCCCGAGTCCCAGCAGGACGCGGCCACCGCGCTCTCCGGCTCCGGACCCGCGTACTTCTACTTCCTCGTCGAGGCGATGACCGACGCGGGCATCCTGCTCGGCCTGCCCCGCGCCCAGGCCCACGACCTGATCGTGCAGGCCGCCATCGGGGCCGCGGTGATGCTGCGGGACAGCGGCGAACACCCGGTCAAGCTCCGCGAGGCCGTCACCAGCCCCGCCGGCACGACCATCAGCGCCATCCGGGAGCTGGAGAACCACGGAGTGAGGGCCGCCCTCATCGCGGCCCTCGAAGCCGCCCGCGACCGCAGCCGCGAGCTGGCCACCGGCAACGGCTGA
- a CDS encoding helix-turn-helix domain-containing protein, protein MTVPTEPRPARVALVAFPGVRAFDVSVITEVWGVDRTDRGVPPFELRRVAGEPGPLQLRGGLSLTPDRTLAWLDRADLIVVPGLDDHLTPAPEPVLDALRAAHTRGTPLAALCGGAFTLAQAGLLDGRRAVTHWNLTELLKERHPRVTVIRDALFLHEDNIWTSAGTAAGIDLCLHLVRTTHGAEAAATIARSMVTAPFRTGTQAQFIEHPTPRADRDADALAEARAHALTRLAEPHTVAGLAARAGMAPRTFARRFQATTGTTPMRWLITQRIAAAQKLLERTDLAVPEVARRAGFGSEVTMRQHFATHLATSPRDYRLAFHDRGTPEGG, encoded by the coding sequence ATGACCGTGCCTACCGAGCCCCGCCCCGCCCGTGTGGCCCTGGTGGCGTTCCCCGGCGTCCGCGCCTTCGACGTCTCGGTCATCACGGAGGTCTGGGGAGTGGACCGCACCGACCGCGGCGTGCCCCCCTTCGAACTGCGACGGGTGGCGGGCGAACCGGGCCCCCTCCAGCTCCGGGGCGGTCTGTCCCTCACACCGGACCGGACACTTGCCTGGCTCGACCGCGCGGACCTGATCGTGGTTCCCGGGCTCGACGACCACCTGACGCCCGCCCCCGAACCGGTGCTCGACGCGCTGCGTGCCGCGCATACCCGCGGCACGCCCCTTGCCGCGCTCTGCGGCGGTGCATTCACCCTCGCCCAGGCCGGACTCCTGGACGGCCGCAGGGCCGTCACCCACTGGAACCTCACCGAACTGCTCAAGGAGCGGCATCCACGGGTCACCGTGATACGGGACGCCCTCTTCCTCCACGAGGACAACATCTGGACCTCGGCCGGTACCGCGGCCGGCATCGACCTCTGCCTGCACCTGGTGCGGACGACCCATGGGGCGGAGGCGGCGGCGACGATCGCGCGTTCGATGGTCACGGCACCGTTCCGCACCGGGACCCAGGCGCAGTTCATCGAGCACCCCACACCGCGCGCCGACCGTGACGCGGACGCCCTGGCGGAAGCACGGGCCCACGCGCTGACCCGTCTGGCGGAACCCCACACGGTGGCCGGCCTCGCCGCCCGGGCCGGCATGGCCCCCCGGACCTTCGCCCGCCGTTTCCAGGCCACCACCGGTACGACGCCGATGCGATGGCTGATCACCCAACGCATCGCCGCAGCCCAGAAGCTGCTGGAGAGGACCGACCTGGCCGTCCCCGAGGTGGCCCGCCGGGCGGGCTTCGGCAGCGAGGTCACGATGCGCCAGCACTTCGCGACGCACCTGGCCACCAGCCCGCGCGACTACAGGCTGGCGTTCCACGACAGGGGCACGCCAGAGGGGGGTTGA
- a CDS encoding class I SAM-dependent methyltransferase has product MSASAPRALSFDASAALYAAARPGYPPALLDTVEELAARPLNGARVVDVGAGTGIATRLLHDRGSRVTAVEPGPGMADELHRTLPSVPVVRGDGNRLPLATGSADLITYAQSWHWTDPALALPEALRVLRPGGALALWWNVADHSVPWIADQDARLRRHFGAEESAHGTPGVTGSRNLPRLSGGEFAQRLLTWSRTVPVDTHLANLSSHSAFLVRGGPGAESTRRFLGEERRHLAAVFPDDMVEERYVAELALLIS; this is encoded by the coding sequence ATGTCCGCATCCGCGCCCCGCGCCCTCTCCTTCGACGCCTCCGCCGCCCTGTACGCGGCGGCCCGCCCCGGCTACCCGCCCGCGCTCCTCGACACCGTCGAGGAGCTGGCCGCCCGCCCACTGAACGGTGCCCGCGTGGTCGACGTCGGTGCCGGAACGGGCATCGCCACGCGGTTGCTGCACGACCGCGGTTCCCGTGTCACCGCCGTGGAACCGGGCCCCGGCATGGCGGACGAGCTGCACCGGACACTGCCGTCGGTGCCCGTCGTCCGGGGCGACGGCAACCGCCTCCCCCTGGCCACCGGCTCGGCCGATCTGATCACCTACGCGCAGTCCTGGCACTGGACCGACCCGGCCCTGGCGCTCCCCGAGGCCCTCCGCGTCCTGCGTCCGGGCGGTGCGCTGGCGCTCTGGTGGAACGTCGCCGACCACTCCGTCCCCTGGATCGCCGACCAGGACGCCCGCCTGCGGCGCCACTTCGGCGCGGAGGAGAGCGCGCACGGCACCCCGGGCGTCACCGGCTCGCGCAACCTCCCGCGGCTGTCCGGCGGTGAGTTCGCGCAGCGGCTGCTGACGTGGTCCCGGACCGTGCCGGTCGACACCCACCTCGCCAACCTCTCCAGCCACTCCGCCTTCCTGGTGCGCGGCGGGCCGGGTGCGGAGTCCACCCGCCGGTTCCTGGGCGAGGAACGCCGACATCTGGCCGCCGTGTTCCCCGACGACATGGTCGAGGAGCGTTACGTGGCCGAGCTCGCCCTGCTGATCAGCTGA
- a CDS encoding AURKAIP1/COX24 domain-containing protein has product MGSVIKKRRKRMAKKKHRKLLKRTRVQRRNKK; this is encoded by the coding sequence GTGGGCTCTGTTATCAAGAAGCGGCGTAAGCGGATGGCCAAGAAGAAGCACCGCAAGCTGCTCAAGCGCACGCGCGTTCAGCGTCGCAACAAGAAGTAG
- a CDS encoding helix-turn-helix domain-containing protein has protein sequence MAADSERPLNEVRFLTVAEVASVMRVSKMTVYRLVHNGHLPAIRVGRSFRVPEQAVHEYLRESFVGVESA, from the coding sequence ATGGCTGCTGACAGTGAGAGGCCTCTCAACGAGGTCAGGTTTCTGACCGTGGCGGAAGTCGCCTCGGTCATGAGGGTGTCGAAGATGACCGTGTACCGCTTGGTGCACAACGGTCATCTGCCGGCGATCAGGGTGGGAAGGTCCTTCCGGGTCCCGGAGCAAGCGGTTCACGAGTACCTTCGCGAGTCCTTCGTGGGGGTGGAGTCGGCCTGA
- a CDS encoding ABC transporter permease: protein MSTDTPALSPARALATAGRVLRQLRHDPRTVALLLVVPVLMITLLRYVFDAGPGTFDAIGASLLGIFPLITMFLVTSIATLRERTSGTLERLLALPLGKGDLIAGYALAFGAVAVAQSLLATAMSVWVLGLDVVGSPWLLLLVALLDALLGTALGLFVSAFAASEFQAVQFMPAVIFPQLLLCGLFTPRDRMHPVLETISDVLPMSYAVDGMNQVLTHTDATADFYRDVLIVAGCALLVLCLGAATLRRRTS from the coding sequence ATGAGCACCGACACCCCCGCGCTCTCCCCGGCCCGGGCCCTCGCCACCGCCGGACGCGTCCTGCGCCAGCTCCGCCACGATCCCCGCACCGTCGCGCTGCTGCTCGTCGTCCCGGTCCTGATGATCACGCTCCTGCGCTACGTCTTCGACGCCGGCCCCGGCACCTTCGACGCCATCGGCGCCTCGCTGCTCGGCATCTTCCCGCTGATCACGATGTTCCTGGTGACCTCGATCGCCACCCTCCGTGAACGGACCTCCGGCACCCTGGAGCGCCTCCTCGCCCTGCCCCTCGGAAAGGGCGACCTGATCGCCGGATACGCGCTGGCCTTCGGCGCCGTCGCGGTCGCCCAGTCCCTCCTGGCCACCGCGATGTCCGTCTGGGTCCTCGGACTCGACGTCGTCGGGTCCCCCTGGCTGCTGCTCCTGGTCGCCCTGCTCGACGCTCTCCTCGGCACGGCGCTCGGCCTGTTCGTCTCGGCCTTCGCCGCCTCGGAGTTCCAGGCGGTCCAGTTCATGCCCGCAGTGATCTTCCCGCAGCTGCTGCTGTGCGGACTGTTCACACCGCGCGACCGGATGCACCCCGTACTCGAGACCATCTCCGACGTCCTGCCGATGTCCTACGCCGTCGACGGGATGAACCAGGTCCTCACCCACACCGACGCCACCGCCGACTTCTACCGCGACGTCCTGATCGTCGCCGGCTGCGCGCTGCTCGTCCTCTGCCTGGGGGCGGCCACCCTCCGCCGCCGCACCAGCTGA
- a CDS encoding ABC transporter ATP-binding protein, translating into MMNSPRAEHAGAVEARALTVVRGDRAVLDGLGFTVEPGRITGLLGPSGCGKSTLMRAVVGTQAKVSGTLDVLGRPAGHPSLRARVGYVTQAPSVYTDLTVRQNLDYFAAVLRPGRGHREAREEAVTRAIGDVDLTRHADALAGNLSGGQLSRVSLAVALLGTPELLVLDEPTVGLDPVLRRDLWDLFHSLAADRGTTILVSSHVMDEAERCHRLLLMREGTLLADDTPDALRTRTGSATVEEAFLRLVDEAAADGTTGHRATTDRATPRQETTR; encoded by the coding sequence ATGATGAATTCTCCGCGGGCTGAGCACGCGGGGGCCGTCGAGGCGCGCGCCCTCACCGTCGTACGAGGAGACCGCGCCGTCCTGGACGGCCTCGGCTTCACCGTCGAGCCGGGCCGGATCACCGGCCTCCTCGGACCGTCCGGCTGCGGGAAGTCCACGCTCATGCGTGCCGTCGTCGGAACCCAGGCCAAGGTCTCGGGAACGCTCGACGTCCTCGGCCGCCCCGCGGGCCACCCCTCCCTGAGAGCACGCGTCGGCTACGTCACCCAGGCACCGTCCGTCTACACGGACCTCACCGTGCGGCAGAACCTCGACTACTTCGCGGCGGTCCTGCGACCGGGGCGCGGCCACCGTGAAGCCCGGGAGGAGGCCGTCACGCGGGCGATCGGCGACGTCGACCTGACCCGCCACGCCGACGCCCTCGCCGGCAACCTCTCCGGAGGGCAGCTCAGCCGCGTCTCCCTCGCAGTGGCCCTGCTCGGCACCCCCGAACTCCTGGTCCTCGACGAGCCGACCGTCGGCCTCGACCCCGTGCTGCGCCGCGACCTGTGGGACCTCTTCCACTCCCTCGCCGCCGACCGGGGCACCACGATCCTCGTCTCCTCCCACGTCATGGACGAGGCCGAACGCTGCCACCGACTGCTGCTCATGCGCGAGGGCACCCTCCTCGCCGACGACACCCCCGACGCGCTCCGCACCCGTACCGGCTCCGCCACCGTGGAGGAGGCCTTTCTCCGCCTCGTCGACGAGGCCGCCGCGGACGGGACGACCGGACACCGGGCCACCACGGACCGAGCCACCCCTCGCCAGGAGACGACCCGATGA
- a CDS encoding NAD-dependent epimerase/dehydratase family protein has protein sequence MGKIVLVTGAARQLGGRFVRRIQRDPGVDRVIALDAVTPGHQLGDAEFVLADIRQSAIARVLAEHSVDTVVHLDVSAKALGAGGRTTVKETNVIGTMQLLGACQKSPAVQRLVVKSSTNVYGSAPRDPAVFTETTSPKSLPSGGFAKDAVEVEGYVRGFARRRPDVAVCVLRFANILGPEPDSPLADYLTLPVLPTVLGYDPRLQFVHEDDVVDVLEIAAREPRRGTLNSGTFNIAGDGVLLLSQCSRRLGRPTVPVLLPAVTWVGTALRTIGMTDFSPEQIRLLTHGRVVSTVQMRETLGFRPRFTTAETFAEFARSRGPGLLPPERVGRAVGRLAGLPLGGAQAGTTHSTHGAR, from the coding sequence TTGGGGAAGATCGTGCTCGTCACAGGTGCGGCCCGTCAGCTGGGAGGCCGTTTCGTGCGGCGCATCCAGCGAGATCCCGGTGTGGACCGGGTGATCGCCCTGGACGCGGTCACGCCCGGGCACCAGCTGGGCGACGCGGAGTTCGTCCTGGCGGACATCCGGCAGTCGGCCATCGCCAGGGTCCTCGCCGAGCATTCCGTCGACACGGTCGTCCATCTGGACGTCTCGGCGAAGGCGCTCGGTGCGGGAGGCCGGACGACGGTCAAGGAGACCAACGTCATCGGCACGATGCAGCTGCTGGGCGCCTGCCAGAAGTCCCCGGCGGTCCAGCGCCTCGTGGTCAAGTCCAGTACGAACGTGTACGGCTCCGCGCCCCGGGACCCCGCGGTCTTCACCGAGACGACGTCGCCCAAGTCCCTTCCCAGCGGAGGCTTCGCCAAGGACGCGGTGGAGGTCGAGGGGTACGTCCGCGGGTTCGCCCGCCGCAGGCCGGACGTGGCGGTGTGCGTGCTGAGGTTCGCGAACATCCTGGGCCCCGAGCCGGACTCGCCGCTCGCCGACTACCTGACGCTGCCGGTCCTGCCGACTGTCCTCGGGTACGACCCCCGGCTGCAGTTCGTCCACGAGGACGACGTCGTCGACGTGCTGGAGATCGCCGCCCGTGAACCCCGGCGCGGGACCCTGAACAGCGGCACGTTCAACATCGCGGGCGACGGTGTGCTGCTGCTGTCGCAGTGCTCGCGCCGGCTGGGACGGCCGACCGTGCCGGTGCTGCTGCCGGCCGTCACCTGGGTGGGGACGGCGCTCCGTACGATCGGCATGACGGACTTCTCGCCGGAACAGATCCGGCTGCTCACCCACGGCAGGGTCGTCTCGACGGTGCAGATGCGCGAGACGCTGGGGTTCCGGCCGAGGTTCACCACGGCCGAGACCTTCGCGGAGTTCGCGCGGAGCCGGGGACCGGGGCTGCTGCCTCCCGAGCGGGTGGGCAGAGCGGTCGGGAGACTCGCGGGGCTGCCGCTCGGCGGGGCACAGGCCGGTACGACACATTCGACTCACGGCGCCAGGTAG
- a CDS encoding cysteine hydrolase family protein has translation MEIAENAALVVVDVQQGFEEEAYWGPRDNPEADGNIAELIDAWQTSGRPVVFVRHDSRKPDSPLREGYAGNAFKGYVEERRGKGTGPELFLTKTVNSAFYGTPDLDAWLREAGVRQIVVAGIQTNMCAETTARMGGNLGYEVFFALDATYTFDAVGPWGWKLSARELSRATAVTLHGGGFARVVRSEELVAAAR, from the coding sequence ATGGAGATCGCGGAGAACGCAGCGCTGGTGGTCGTCGATGTGCAGCAGGGGTTCGAGGAGGAGGCGTACTGGGGGCCGCGTGACAATCCGGAGGCCGACGGGAACATCGCGGAACTGATCGACGCCTGGCAGACGAGCGGCCGGCCCGTCGTCTTCGTGCGGCACGACTCGCGCAAGCCGGATTCGCCCCTGAGGGAGGGGTACGCGGGGAACGCGTTCAAGGGCTACGTCGAGGAGCGCAGGGGGAAGGGGACCGGGCCGGAGCTGTTCCTGACGAAGACGGTGAACTCCGCCTTCTACGGCACTCCCGATCTGGACGCCTGGCTGCGGGAGGCCGGGGTGCGGCAGATCGTGGTGGCGGGGATCCAGACCAATATGTGCGCGGAGACGACGGCCCGCATGGGCGGCAATCTCGGCTACGAGGTGTTCTTCGCGCTCGACGCGACGTACACATTCGACGCGGTCGGCCCGTGGGGCTGGAAGCTGAGTGCTCGGGAGCTGTCGCGCGCCACCGCCGTGACCCTGCACGGCGGTGGGTTCGCGCGGGTGGTGCGCAGCGAGGAGCTGGTGGCCGCGGCGCGGTAG
- a CDS encoding MFS transporter translates to MTDARLRYGRASLALSFLVQGVTFALLVTRIPAIQDRYGISDGLLPVFLAAVPVLAGVASVVSEKVVARVRPGVVLRWAQPVVMLALLGVGAGTEVWQVAVALGVFGLAVGALDASMNMMGVSLQRAYGRSIMLGFHAAFSLGGIAGASMAWAGAHWDLSLLVSYLPAVVVLLPAALVGSRWYAEGKAAGAVVAAGQDRGPGVPFRLLLPLCLVMAFAYIGDSTVSNWSAKYLQDVLGSSEQLATVPYNVYMVTTLLGRAVGDLGVRRFGAVAVVRGGSVLAAVGFGVVAVAPGAWWGMLGFTLLGLGLCVIVPQTFAAAGRIFPGASDVAVARLNVFNYVGFLVGSPLVGALGDAWSYRGAMLVPMVLVLATLVYARSFGAEPALYGGGHERARAADVG, encoded by the coding sequence ATGACGGATGCGCGGTTGCGGTACGGCAGAGCCTCGCTCGCTCTGAGCTTCCTGGTGCAAGGGGTGACCTTTGCGCTCCTCGTGACGCGCATCCCCGCCATCCAGGACCGGTACGGGATATCCGACGGACTGCTGCCCGTCTTCCTGGCCGCCGTTCCTGTCCTGGCGGGGGTCGCCAGTGTGGTCAGCGAGAAAGTGGTCGCGCGGGTGAGGCCCGGGGTCGTGCTCAGGTGGGCGCAGCCCGTCGTGATGCTGGCCCTGCTCGGTGTGGGCGCCGGCACCGAGGTCTGGCAGGTGGCTGTCGCGCTCGGCGTCTTCGGGCTGGCGGTCGGGGCGCTGGACGCCTCGATGAACATGATGGGCGTCAGCCTCCAGCGGGCGTACGGGCGCAGCATCATGCTCGGTTTCCACGCCGCGTTCAGCCTGGGAGGCATCGCCGGGGCGTCGATGGCGTGGGCGGGAGCGCACTGGGACCTGTCGCTGCTCGTGTCCTATCTGCCGGCGGTGGTCGTCCTGCTGCCCGCGGCTCTGGTCGGGAGCCGTTGGTACGCGGAGGGGAAGGCTGCCGGGGCGGTGGTGGCGGCCGGCCAGGACCGGGGTCCGGGCGTGCCGTTCAGGCTGCTTCTGCCGCTCTGCCTGGTGATGGCCTTCGCGTACATAGGGGACTCGACGGTCTCCAACTGGAGTGCGAAGTACCTGCAGGACGTCCTGGGCAGTTCGGAGCAACTGGCGACGGTTCCGTACAACGTCTACATGGTGACGACCCTGCTGGGGCGGGCGGTCGGTGACCTGGGGGTGCGCCGGTTCGGGGCGGTCGCGGTGGTGCGGGGCGGGAGTGTGCTGGCCGCTGTGGGCTTCGGGGTGGTGGCTGTGGCGCCCGGGGCCTGGTGGGGGATGCTCGGCTTCACGCTGCTGGGGCTGGGGCTCTGTGTGATCGTGCCGCAGACCTTCGCCGCCGCGGGGCGGATTTTCCCCGGGGCCAGTGATGTGGCGGTGGCCCGGCTGAACGTCTTCAACTACGTGGGTTTCCTCGTGGGCTCGCCGCTCGTGGGGGCGCTGGGGGACGCGTGGAGTTACCGCGGCGCGATGCTCGTGCCCATGGTGCTTGTCCTGGCGACGCTCGTGTACGCCCGGTCGTTCGGCGCGGAACCCGCCCTATACGGTGGCGGGCATGAGCGGGCGCGCGCAGCTGATGTGGGATGA
- a CDS encoding acetoin utilization protein AcuC, whose protein sequence is MSGRAQLMWDEAVTGYDFGSSHPMDPVRLALTMGLVRAFGLDGSVDVRSAKTAGDSTLRLVHREDYVTAVRSASVDPGSADQAYGLGTVDDPAFAGMHDASALIAGLSVGAAEAVWRGESRHAVNFTGGLHHAMPGAASGFCVYNDPALAIARLLELGAERVAYVDVDVHHGDGVQAAFWEDPRVLTVSLHEHPRTLFPQTGWPEETGAGAGEGGAVNVALPAGTGDAGWLRAFHAVVPELLEDFRPQVLVTQHGADTHFEDPLAHLAVSLDAQRSVMTACHELAHACAEDGRWVALGGGGYAVVDVVPRSWTHLVGIAAHAPVDPESVVPESWRAEVYARTRQLGPARMTDGRTPSWKPWEDGYDPADRLDQAVLATRRSAFPLRGLLA, encoded by the coding sequence ATGAGCGGGCGCGCGCAGCTGATGTGGGATGAGGCAGTAACGGGATACGACTTCGGGTCCAGTCACCCCATGGATCCGGTCAGACTCGCCCTGACGATGGGCCTGGTGCGGGCGTTCGGGCTGGACGGCTCGGTGGATGTGCGGTCGGCGAAGACCGCCGGGGACTCGACTCTGCGGCTCGTGCACCGTGAGGACTACGTGACGGCGGTCCGGTCCGCATCCGTGGATCCGGGGTCCGCCGACCAGGCATACGGGCTCGGGACGGTCGACGATCCCGCCTTCGCGGGGATGCACGACGCGTCCGCGCTCATCGCCGGGCTCTCCGTGGGGGCCGCGGAGGCGGTGTGGCGGGGTGAGAGCCGGCATGCGGTGAACTTCACGGGTGGGCTGCACCATGCGATGCCCGGGGCGGCCTCCGGTTTCTGCGTGTACAACGACCCGGCTCTCGCCATCGCCCGGCTGCTGGAACTCGGTGCGGAGCGGGTGGCGTACGTCGATGTGGACGTCCACCACGGGGACGGGGTGCAGGCGGCGTTCTGGGAGGACCCGCGGGTGCTGACCGTGTCGCTGCACGAGCATCCGCGGACGCTGTTCCCGCAGACCGGGTGGCCGGAGGAGACCGGTGCCGGGGCGGGGGAGGGCGGGGCCGTGAACGTGGCCCTGCCGGCGGGTACGGGTGACGCCGGGTGGCTGCGGGCGTTCCACGCGGTGGTGCCGGAGCTGTTGGAGGACTTCCGGCCGCAGGTGCTGGTGACCCAGCACGGGGCCGATACGCATTTCGAGGACCCGCTGGCGCATCTCGCGGTGTCGCTGGACGCCCAGCGTTCCGTCATGACGGCATGTCATGAGCTCGCTCATGCTTGCGCCGAGGACGGGCGCTGGGTGGCGCTGGGCGGAGGGGGTTACGCGGTGGTGGACGTGGTGCCGCGTTCCTGGACGCATCTCGTGGGGATCGCCGCCCATGCGCCGGTGGACCCCGAGTCGGTCGTTCCGGAGTCGTGGCGGGCCGAGGTCTACGCCCGCACACGTCAGTTGGGACCCGCCCGGATGACCGACGGACGTACGCCGTCGTGGAAGCCGTGGGAGGACGGGTACGACCCCGCGGACCGGCTGGACCAGGCGGTGCTGGCGACCCGGCGGTCCGCCTTCCCGCTGCGGGGACTGCTGGCCTGA
- a CDS encoding HAD family hydrolase, with the protein MRYELVIFDNDGVLVDSEPISNTVLAGYLTELGHPTSYEESLRDFMGAAIHRVHDLVEERTGEKLPEDFDEELHRRTLTAFQQEQLAAVEGVDELLGSLVADGVAYCVASSGSHQKIAAGHRNTGLDQWFEEEWIFSSEDVGQGKPAPDLFLHAAERMGVAPERCVVIEDSPLGVEAARAAGMDVYGFTSMMPADRLSGVTGHFSDMRQLPELLA; encoded by the coding sequence ATGCGCTACGAACTGGTCATCTTCGACAACGACGGCGTGCTCGTCGACAGTGAACCGATCTCCAACACCGTCCTGGCCGGCTACCTCACCGAGCTCGGCCACCCCACCTCGTACGAGGAGTCCCTCCGTGACTTCATGGGGGCCGCCATCCACCGGGTCCACGACCTCGTGGAGGAGCGGACCGGCGAGAAACTGCCCGAGGACTTCGACGAGGAGCTCCACCGGCGCACCCTCACCGCGTTCCAGCAGGAGCAGCTGGCCGCGGTCGAGGGAGTCGACGAGCTGCTGGGCTCGCTCGTCGCCGACGGTGTCGCGTACTGCGTGGCCTCGTCCGGAAGTCACCAGAAGATCGCGGCGGGGCACCGGAACACCGGCCTCGACCAGTGGTTCGAGGAGGAGTGGATCTTCAGCTCCGAGGACGTCGGGCAGGGCAAGCCGGCCCCGGACCTGTTCCTCCACGCCGCCGAACGGATGGGTGTCGCCCCCGAACGGTGTGTCGTGATCGAGGACAGCCCGCTGGGCGTCGAGGCGGCCCGCGCCGCGGGGATGGACGTGTACGGCTTCACCTCGATGATGCCGGCGGACCGGCTCAGCGGGGTCACGGGGCACTTCTCCGACATGAGGCAGCTGCCCGAACTCCTCGCCTGA